The genomic stretch aaaattagtagttaaaatattaaaaaaaaaaaattgtattttaaatagttaaaatgacaatttttgcAGAAAATGCTCTAAGTGTGTtgaaaaatgagtaatgttagaaggaaAATTGGAATCATCATTAAGTcatttcaaatgtttttttttttttaaaaaattattattgaatttgagataaacattattgaattttgatttattggtaattttaaaagtcatatcacatttgAAAAGACTTAATAAGAACTTTAATCCtctttataacattactcctaCAAAATTGTCTCAAATTTAAGTAAttctaaatttgtaagaattttagTGCTAATTAAGGTGAAGTGGCCCTTCAACTCAATTGAGGTTTTGGCTCTCAGGTAGTGGTGCTTCAACCTTCCCATATGGAGAAGTTAATCATGTGGttagaaattaaagaaacttATCAAAACGAGATATTGTTTCTTGGTTAGAGCTAGTTTGGTAGATAGTGAAGCTTTGGGTAGATGAGAAGCTAGAGTTTAggtatttcttttctattttattttttggtggtCGATCAAAATTCATGGGTCTTGGCCAATGAATTTAGTTATGATAGCCTATAATATTGGCTCTATTTGTATCGtgtatttaaattaaatttaagtacATGGATTTCTCTTTAGTCGAATAAAGAGTTTCATATACGCTGTCATCGTATGCAAATGATTAGAAGATAAAGGATAGAagataataaaatataagaaatgtttgatttttattattattttttacatcctTTGCTCATCTCTGTATAAGTGATGGGCAAATCTATCCACGTGGGTGCATAGATTCAATAATAGATTTGTAAAAATAATGTACAAGAGATGAGCATAACACTTCTCATAAAATAtactatataaaaaaatgagtaatgataaatatcatttttattttttattttttaagaaattcataatattcCATTAACAatcaatgaatgaataaaataaatttttctatcaaaataacatcacaGATGCCGGCAGGAGTTTCCTCCAACCAACTTCAATCAATGACATATTTGGTTGCTGCCTGCACCATTAGTACTATGACTCACATATCTAATTTTCAATGTGATGAAATAGTGAAGGACCACGCAAATATCATCTATCATCTGACAAAACCTGCACCAGTTACGGGTCGAGGCTTTCACGGCTTCAACTACAAGTTTTGCATCACCTTCCAGCATAATGTGGGTTAAACCCAAGTCTTTACGGCCTAGTTTGGTAAAAGGGTTGGAGTTGGACTAGATACTATTCatcacaatttttcaaaaaaattaacatcaaaacattctaacttttttactttttatatcaaatcattcactttttattattattcaaataaaaaaaattactacaaaacaaatttttttttttcacttttccataccactttcttatttttttttttatatcaaacattcttatttttttttcacatcaatctacatcaattaCAGTGTCTAAGCCAACACATTTACCAAGCACCACCTACATAATTGCACCTCCAGGAATGCGGCCAGTGCCTCTGCAGCAGTTGGGTTTGAAAGACCCATTTTTGTCTTGCTTCTAGCCGCTATCACCTTGCCTTCATGGTCCCGCACCACAGCTCCCATCCCATCCATCCGTTATGCCAATTGGAGGTGATAGATACCATCTTTTCATCCTCTCAAAGTTATGATTTATCGTTATTGAATTTTAACCCGATGGTGaatttaaaagccatatcaatTTTGcgagcataaaaaaaaaaaaaatcaaaaaaaaaaagtccatagcattactcaaaaagaAGGTGGAGAGAACTAATAGAATATTGGGTTATAGATAAGAATTTTATCTTCAaaattaatgtaacttttaaattactattaaattaaaatttaataacaattttaaaattcgtaccaccattaaatataaaaggaaaataaaattcccACGTATAGCATTATTGGTTATTTAAAGTTGGCTTCCTTTGATAAATAGGATAATGGAAGATATTTAATTAACACATGAAAAACACTTGCACATAAAAGTTAAAACAGGAATTCATTAATAATTGTACCTACGAGATCGGTCGCTTAACATGtctctttcactctctttcTTCACATCTACAACTCAAGCTTCCATTGCTGTAATTCGCTGTGAGCCCTGCCACTCACAGTGACAACTACAACTACCGACTGTGTAACACGAAATGCGTAAAAGAAAAACGTGACCAAGAGAGAAAGCGATGTAaatttgtatgtatgtatggttttaatttttttttttacaatttattaaCACGTGTCCGTGTGTGGTTGAATCATGAATGTTAGTCAATAGCTTTTAGATGGTCCAATTACCTTTTTAGCCAATATAAAGGTGGTTCAACCACTGCTTGAATGATTTtttatacttaaatttatatttataattacaatttttttttttttttttttttaaaaaaaattcttattaaaTGCTTCTTATTGAATATGATGTAGCAATACCACCATAGAAATTTAGCAATACCATTAGAAATTTAACAAAACTAGacgaagatatatatatttgataactATCATaatcttaagaaaaaaattgagtacTTCTGAATATTATCAAAGGATTTGATAAAAAAGGCATCCTTCAAGGGCATTTTGCCCTAAGAGCAACAGACAATAAAAGGACAGAAGTCCATTAGGAAGAAAAAGCGAAGATATGGCCACTTGATTGAGGATGCAAAGATTTTACTTCACAACTTCAAATCTTGGAGTGTGAGGCATGTCAAGAAGAGGCAAATATGAGGGCTTATAACTAGCtaaattttattcataatattatatgtgTCGAGCTATGGTTTTTtaattgggttaaatacctaatactccttagagttttattttttatttttttatttttcttttagggtttgatttttatcataagAAATATCTGTGactttgataaagaccaaattcgTCATTCTGTCAATTGttaattgacttaacggaagttcATGTTATTGACACGTAGACtaattaaaattcgacacttCTGATGAtgtggccacctaattaaatattttatttaaaaaaaattaaaaaaaaaaaattttttcaaaaaaagaaaaaaaaaaattgggcctgATGGGgtgccaagggggtggccgaaaccatcctcaatgggtactgggggtggctcggccacccccatggagccaaAGTGGGTGGCAGAAACCACCCCTAGTGGGTTTTGGGATGGTTTTGGCCACGTTATCACAGATGAtgtggccacttatgccaagtgtcaaattttaactggtccacgtgtcagtgacgttgactttcgttaagtcaactaacggtcaattgaCGAAATGACTAATATGATCTTTATCAAAATTACAagtacctcctatgataaaaaatcaaaccataaataaaattaaaaaaaaaaaaaaaagaaatattagggAGATACTAGGTATTTAATCCTTTTTAACTTTTGTGAATGAAATCCTGTGATTTTCActccattcaaaaaaaaaaaaaaaaaaaaaaaaaaaaaaaaaaaacagagacaggacatttgaaaaaaaaggggaaagaagaAGAGACAGGACATTTGACAGCGCGACGATTGGGAACCACACTCTGCGTCAAATAATACGAcagaaacatttttcttttttgtagcacgaaagaaaaatttcaacaaaGGCCTTCTACTTCTAGTCATTAATTTGATAGGTTGGACACCCAACAAAAACTAAATACTAATTACTTGCGCAACTGTATAAACAATATCGACAAAATTGCATCATAATGAGCATTTTCAATTGAccacagataaaaaaaaaaaaaaaaaatgcaggtaAAGAAAATAGTGAACCATAGAAGTCACTTTCAGCACAGGATGTGGTTTGCGTTACGTCTAAAGTCTTCCAATATATGCGTTATgattagaaaaaacaaaaatgggcCCAAAAAACTCACCCAATCAGGCTACAATAGAAAGcactttcattgatgaaatctaACAACGACTTACATAgacttcttctcctttttcccaattatttttgcctttttttttttgattgaatcAAAGCTCAATCATACTGACTGAAATACAAGCAAATGTTTCCGTCTTTCAGGGCTCTCCTTGATTGATGAAAGAAACAATCCGCTTTTGCAAGGCCACAGAATTTTCGTTAACAGGGTTGACCAAATGGAATACATGATCCTCCCCCGGAGCCACCACGACCTCCGCAGCCCCTCCCCACCCACTCTTCTCCAACCACTCCCGGTAATAAAAGCCCCTGTCCTTCAACAAATCCTTCTCGGCAACACAAACCAGCACGCTCCCGCACCCGAGGCTCCCCAGCTTCGGATCCGTAGCTGGGTTTATGTAAGGGTCGTCACTCCCGCTCGTCGCCGGGCACGTAAACCGCCACAAATTATCGACCATCGCCCTCTTCTCCGGCTCCGCCGATTCGGCCCCAATCGGGTCTTTGCCCCAGAAATACGGATGCACGAGAGCAATCCCTTGTAACTTAACACCGGCCAACCCTTCCGCACCCACCCTCAGCGCCATCTGGTGCGCAATGTTCGCCCCGGCGCTGTCGCCGGCGAAAAACACTCTTTCTAAATCTGCGTGGCTTTTCAACCACTCATCGGCATGGGAGGCAACCCATTTAAGCGCAGCCCATGAATCTTCATAAGCAATCGGAAGAGGGTGCTCTGGGGCTCTCCTGTAGTCGACAGAGACCACAACAACGTTGGCTTCGCCGACAAGGGCGTTAAGGTAATTGTGGTACTGTGGGGAGAAGGCGGTTTCGATGCAAAAGCCTCCGCCATGGAAGTAAACAAGGAGAGGAAGCTTCTTTTGGGTGGCTTTCGGAATGTATAGCCTGACGGATACCCCTGTTTCCTGCGAGATAACTACATCTTTCGATTCCACGCCGGTTTGGGGATCAAAAGACGGGGGTGCGATCTCGGTGCCTGCAATTCGCTCTACTCGACCATCTTTGTAGATTTTAAGAAAGGGAGAGTGGTCGTGGGCTACTTCCGTACTGTTGCTTGAATCCATAGCAAGAGAAGCagcagaggaagaagaagacgaagaagctAGAATTTGGAGACTGGAATTTCTCTGGTTCTTGGGAGAGAAAATGCCGGGTTTATATAGAGCAGACGCACGCGCGCTTGTGTGCAGAAGGGCCGGTCCTCGCGGCATAAAAAATTTGCCGAGGgggacagagaaagagagaggcggggagagagaaagagagagggatggATTCATTTTCCACCCTTCAAAATTTCCTACTGATAAGTGATAAGACTTTTTGCTTGGTCGTCTGATAAAGATAGAAAACTATATAAAGGCTAAATAAAGCCTTCATTTTCTACCTTTCAAATTTCACAAATGACAAATGTTTACAACGTTGGATTTTTCGCAACTAAACTAGCAAGGGATTATGTGATTTGCTTGGATtctaatttatgttttgttgaGGATTATGAATTATAATGTTGTAGATATTACGTTGAAAATTAAATAGACCTGCTTGTTTGGTAAATGATCAGataattcaaaatttgtttGGCATGTCAGTTTTATATGAACTTtaaaattgctagtaatttagaCAGATAATTGTGGTGAACTCCGACTCAACAAAACCATAATTAGAGAGAGGataaaatttggatttgttttcatcCATTACTTTGAAATTCACGGTTTGACAACAaactcacctttttttttttcactttctccCCACCCCACCCACTCCCTCCCCCcacctcccaaaaaaaaaagtcaacatcttttcaaaactattacTGAACAACCTTCTTCACTCTTCTCTCACACACCCACaccccccctccaaaaaaaaaaagtcaacatcttttcaaaactattacTAAACAACCTTGTTCACTCTTCTCTcacaaaaaaaactcaaaacttaTTCTATCTTTACAACAAAGCTCTTTACCAAAATACCGCAACTTTCAAATTCAATTCCACATTAAGTTTATGTAGGTAATTCATTATGTATTATTGACAGTTTGTGAAACAGTTGTTTGAATTAAAGACGATATGTAATATCCTCATTTATTACTGGAGAACTAACATATAATCaagttttaattcaattttggaaaaaaaaaaaaatgcaaaatcatttGTGGTTGCAACGATTTACAAAATTCATGTGGTGTAAAAATGTTATAAGAGCTTTACGTCGTATGCACAAATAACAGATTAGTTTTTGCACTTTATTTCTATgtaaatttttgataaaaacagtCAAATTCAGCTTCAACACCAATCATATTATGACATAGTGTCACTCATAAGACCTATTTgttaattgacaattttttttaaaaaatttagtgcagaaacctatttgttatttttgcatatgcttaaaaaaaaaaaaaaaaaacttattataaATAGGTTATAGGAGTAAGCTTGTGAACCAATTTTgtatattaggtttttttttttttttttttaatagtaataaaaaatgaatggtGGGTTATAAAAggtaagaatattttgatattattattattattattatttttttgaaagaaagttgcgtaaacagtaaaaaatggcaaaaaaaactTTGCCAAACGGACCCTTAAATTTTCTGAGAAATGTGCTGACTTACATCCAAAAAAACAACCGTGACAACAAGACACTTAAACGAGCACAGCTGTAGCCTATATTAGGAGACTAGACCACCCTCTTTTAAGTAGGATCACCCTTTTTTCCGACCATAAATatcttgagttttttttaaaaatttttttttttatagatttattttatttttgttctggGCAAGTTGAAAATCAATTTGCGCAAGTCAGTCAAATTGTTGCGACTTGCAACGGTCATTACCTAACAGAAACAGCGTGCGCTGTATCTATGGAATGGTAGTTGAGTCTGTTTGGGAATTACattaaaaagtgtttttcattttatattttaaaatattgttttattaaaatatggggtcacatctaaaaaaaaaaaaaaaaaattatttgtgagTTTATATCGTTTGTATAATTactttgaaaagtgtttttaaaaatattttctcaaaatgtaaaaaaaataaaaatttggtatGTTGTAGCTAACCTCCATGAAAAATGCTCATGTGGTGGCCGCCCCTCGGTTCCAACGGCTACCACTATAGTTGTAACACCCTCGGCCCATTGGATTAGGATTTaggaaattttagtttt from Corylus avellana chromosome ca1, CavTom2PMs-1.0 encodes the following:
- the LOC132188201 gene encoding probable carboxylesterase 2, with product MNPSLSLSLSPPLSFSVPLGKFFMPRGPALLHTSARASALYKPGIFSPKNQRNSSLQILASSSSSSSAASLAMDSSNSTEVAHDHSPFLKIYKDGRVERIAGTEIAPPSFDPQTGVESKDVVISQETGVSVRLYIPKATQKKLPLLVYFHGGGFCIETAFSPQYHNYLNALVGEANVVVVSVDYRRAPEHPLPIAYEDSWAALKWVASHADEWLKSHADLERVFFAGDSAGANIAHQMALRVGAEGLAGVKLQGIALVHPYFWGKDPIGAESAEPEKRAMVDNLWRFTCPATSGSDDPYINPATDPKLGSLGCGSVLVCVAEKDLLKDRGFYYREWLEKSGWGGAAEVVVAPGEDHVFHLVNPVNENSVALQKRIVSFINQGEP